A genome region from Acidobacteriota bacterium includes the following:
- a CDS encoding ABC transporter permease → MKALRFVAAEAWHEFRAGCRGPLIPIAFPGLIAYLMLVLLNADYLRDMGATDVPRNSPHLVYLMMAGQAIWLLFVWAWLFGQVVARDRTAGLHELVLSAPVSLPALLAGRYLGAVGLACVLSLATGIGFLLVPPLGALGLFPPDTVGPQPIFAIGHALLILTLPSAAGLGALFLCAAIRTRGVAGPFACAAALMLIWMIAMVVVRGGDANPAIASLLDPSAFAEVEEQSNLWTPREKAVGVVQITPPLVANRLFWMLPPLLLLGLVLPRVERERLTLEGAPAVRGPDAADETSAEPADFDGPPLGVPRQPSWLGATWSEAVWHFALAFRGWGTPLALLILAAMGVGGSFVHIILHADGPLLPRPDLIEPMLIEFFYLVIVFMVAAFVGVMARRDDRPGYGEIADAAPAPLGSRVGGRALAAAAVTVVFALTPVPAVWVVTLLAVPDAFSLSDPFLYFGLRLAPALLELCALVLLAHALIRHAGAAHAAGVICAFFIVVNHELGVTSYPPAEIGVPPSATLSEFSGWAPWLDYVLTADLFKLAVAAAIVALAWLAWPRGTALTVPLRWRTGMRRCAGGAGALAAAALAVAIGIHRELHEQLVTLGGYESAATAIADDAAWEARWWTAASPISMTGGAANIVIDPVERLATARWRLDGVRALSGTLHGSLPDGAEIRRAAVNGREAAVTVAFDHFALPLDACGLAAEGCTVELEVVARGEGWSAEGETPWLHPSGVWLRAADLLPTLGHDPDRLVRAPRERAAHGLAPVPGDAAAGALAPAAGVAPAGDWRWRVTFASADPGAERPGGARIAATGRTDGPFDFAAAWWPGAPVETRRGGVAALHGPQRARDADGVLDDATAMRDCVAATLGRAPAIGTVLQAPREHGGTALYGDLLWLPEHEGWDIAGEAFGRWRRRATIAAALAARALADAADLRKEPGEDWLRVGVPGWVGLECVRREDGLDAWLALQARASDQVIEALGALDAPAVAVAAAGDAPWVREYTPLATVGWVESVGLADAVGAVDAVVARLRAGARLADALAEAVGAGTAEALLGPPASSDILVARAERTLDIGGQRWLWRDGGWEPSAGAVHVTQRFDDSGDRRRIGPVPTTVAPAAPFTLIDAWPAFERTPADNVWRDGGND, encoded by the coding sequence ATCGCGTTTCCGGGACTGATCGCCTACCTGATGCTGGTGCTGCTGAACGCGGACTACCTGCGCGACATGGGGGCGACCGACGTGCCCCGCAACAGCCCGCACCTCGTCTACCTGATGATGGCCGGGCAGGCGATCTGGCTCCTCTTCGTCTGGGCCTGGCTGTTCGGGCAGGTCGTGGCGCGCGACCGGACGGCCGGCCTGCACGAGCTGGTGCTGTCGGCCCCGGTGTCGCTGCCCGCCCTGCTCGCCGGCCGCTACCTCGGCGCGGTGGGCCTTGCCTGCGTGCTGTCGCTCGCGACCGGAATCGGGTTCCTCCTGGTTCCCCCCCTGGGTGCGCTCGGCCTGTTTCCTCCCGACACGGTCGGACCGCAGCCGATCTTCGCCATCGGCCACGCGCTGCTGATCCTGACCCTGCCGTCGGCGGCCGGACTCGGCGCCCTGTTCCTGTGTGCGGCAATCCGGACGAGAGGGGTGGCGGGGCCGTTCGCCTGCGCGGCGGCGCTGATGCTGATCTGGATGATCGCCATGGTCGTGGTGCGCGGCGGCGACGCGAACCCGGCGATCGCGTCGCTCCTCGACCCGTCCGCGTTCGCCGAGGTGGAGGAGCAGTCCAACCTCTGGACGCCGCGCGAGAAGGCGGTGGGCGTCGTGCAGATCACGCCGCCGCTGGTGGCCAACCGCCTGTTCTGGATGCTCCCGCCGCTGCTGCTGCTCGGCCTCGTGCTGCCCCGGGTGGAGCGTGAACGGCTGACGCTGGAGGGGGCGCCCGCGGTGCGGGGGCCGGACGCCGCGGACGAAACGAGCGCGGAGCCGGCCGATTTCGACGGCCCGCCGCTCGGCGTCCCGCGGCAGCCGTCGTGGCTCGGCGCCACGTGGAGCGAGGCGGTCTGGCACTTCGCCCTGGCGTTCCGCGGGTGGGGAACGCCGCTCGCGCTGCTCATCCTGGCCGCGATGGGCGTGGGCGGCTCGTTCGTTCACATCATCCTGCACGCCGACGGCCCCCTCCTCCCCCGTCCCGATCTCATCGAGCCGATGCTGATCGAGTTCTTCTACCTCGTGATCGTGTTCATGGTGGCCGCGTTCGTGGGCGTCATGGCGCGGCGGGACGACCGCCCCGGCTACGGCGAGATCGCCGACGCCGCCCCCGCGCCCCTGGGCAGCCGGGTGGGGGGCCGCGCTCTCGCGGCGGCCGCGGTCACCGTCGTGTTCGCCCTGACGCCGGTGCCCGCGGTGTGGGTCGTGACGCTCCTCGCGGTCCCCGACGCCTTCAGCCTGTCCGATCCGTTCCTCTACTTCGGGTTGCGGCTCGCGCCGGCGCTGCTGGAGCTGTGCGCGCTGGTGCTGCTGGCCCACGCCCTCATCCGTCACGCGGGGGCGGCGCACGCGGCAGGCGTCATCTGCGCGTTCTTCATCGTCGTCAACCACGAGCTGGGCGTCACCAGCTACCCGCCGGCGGAGATCGGCGTACCGCCGAGCGCCACGCTGTCGGAGTTCTCCGGGTGGGCGCCGTGGCTCGACTACGTGCTGACCGCCGACCTGTTCAAGCTGGCCGTCGCCGCCGCGATCGTCGCGCTGGCATGGCTCGCGTGGCCGCGCGGGACGGCGCTCACCGTGCCTCTCCGCTGGCGTACGGGCATGCGCAGGTGCGCCGGCGGGGCCGGCGCGCTGGCGGCGGCCGCCCTCGCGGTCGCCATCGGGATCCATCGTGAGCTGCACGAGCAGCTCGTGACATTGGGCGGCTACGAGTCGGCCGCGACGGCGATCGCGGACGACGCCGCCTGGGAGGCGCGCTGGTGGACCGCGGCGTCACCCATCTCGATGACCGGCGGCGCAGCGAACATCGTGATCGATCCCGTCGAGCGTCTTGCGACCGCGCGCTGGCGGCTCGACGGCGTCCGGGCGCTCTCCGGAACGCTGCACGGTTCGTTGCCCGACGGCGCCGAGATCCGCCGTGCCGCCGTGAACGGCCGGGAGGCAGCGGTGACGGTGGCATTCGACCACTTCGCGCTGCCGCTCGACGCATGCGGTTTGGCGGCGGAAGGCTGCACCGTGGAACTGGAGGTCGTCGCCCGCGGCGAGGGATGGTCCGCCGAGGGCGAGACTCCGTGGTTGCACCCCTCCGGCGTATGGCTGCGCGCGGCCGACCTGCTGCCGACGCTCGGCCACGACCCCGATCGGCTGGTGCGGGCGCCTCGGGAACGGGCGGCCCACGGCCTGGCTCCCGTTCCCGGCGATGCCGCCGCGGGCGCACTGGCGCCGGCGGCGGGCGTGGCGCCGGCCGGCGACTGGCGCTGGAGGGTGACCTTCGCCAGCGCGGATCCAGGTGCGGAGCGCCCCGGCGGCGCCCGGATCGCCGCGACGGGCCGGACCGACGGGCCGTTCGACTTCGCCGCGGCCTGGTGGCCGGGCGCGCCGGTCGAGACCCGCCGCGGCGGCGTGGCCGCGCTCCACGGGCCGCAGCGCGCGCGCGACGCGGACGGCGTCCTCGACGACGCGACGGCGATGCGCGACTGCGTAGCCGCGACGCTCGGACGAGCGCCGGCGATCGGCACGGTGCTGCAGGCCCCGCGCGAACACGGCGGGACCGCGCTCTACGGCGACCTGCTCTGGCTCCCCGAGCACGAGGGATGGGACATCGCCGGCGAGGCGTTCGGCCGTTGGCGGCGCCGCGCGACCATCGCGGCCGCGCTGGCCGCGCGCGCGTTGGCGGACGCCGCCGACCTGCGGAAGGAGCCCGGAGAGGACTGGCTGCGGGTCGGCGTCCCCGGCTGGGTCGGTCTGGAGTGCGTCCGGCGGGAGGACGGGCTCGACGCGTGGCTCGCGCTGCAGGCGCGGGCCAGCGACCAGGTCATCGAGGCGCTGGGCGCGCTCGACGCGCCCGCCGTCGCGGTTGCGGCGGCCGGCGACGCGCCGTGGGTGCGGGAGTACACCCCGCTGGCCACGGTCGGGTGGGTCGAGTCCGTCGGGCTGGCCGACGCGGTCGGTGCGGTCGACGCGGTGGTCGCCAGGTTGCGAGCCGGCGCGCGGCTGGCCGATGCCCTGGCCGAGGCGGTCGGCGCCGGCACCGCCGAGGCGTTGCTCGGCCCGCCGGCGTCGTCGGACATCCTGGTCGCGCGGGCGGAGCGGACGCTCGACATCGGCGGCCAGCGCTGGCTCTGGCGCGACGGCGGCTGGGAGCCGTCGGCCGGGGCCGTCCACGTGACGCAGCGCTTCGACGACAGCGGCGACCGGCGGCGCATCGGCCCGGTGCCGACGACGGTCGCCCCGGCGGCGCCGTTCACGCTGATCGACGCCTGGCCGGCGTTCGAGCGGACGCCGGCCGACAACGTCTGGCGCGACGGCGGGAACGACTGA
- a CDS encoding class I SAM-dependent methyltransferase: MPATSSSPADRSPSPDTVDLSGVPETALWTLWNRAMDMPRADRLVDDPLAVELVERIDYDFPGHFGRPTAFHPIRARVGDDLIRDYLSRTPEEPVVVGLGEGLDSQLWRVDDNRVRWITVDLPELIRVRQRLLPSHPRAAHVAGSVLEPTWMDAVPAGARPFITAAGLLMYFTEDEVRALLARIAERFRGAEIFFDTIPPIASRRTANGMKVTARYTAPPMPWGITVDDLPGFLRSIPNLEPVTVQTYADPFPHRIRLYWLLSFIRPIRRAFAGGLAHARVSLS; encoded by the coding sequence ATGCCGGCGACTAGTTCCTCCCCCGCGGACCGTTCGCCATCGCCGGACACCGTTGACCTGTCCGGCGTGCCGGAAACGGCGCTCTGGACGCTGTGGAACCGCGCGATGGACATGCCGCGCGCCGACCGTTTGGTGGACGACCCGCTCGCGGTCGAGCTCGTGGAACGCATCGACTACGACTTCCCCGGCCACTTCGGCCGGCCGACCGCGTTTCATCCCATTCGAGCCCGCGTTGGCGACGACCTCATTCGCGACTACCTGTCCCGGACACCGGAAGAGCCGGTCGTCGTCGGGCTCGGCGAAGGACTGGACAGCCAGCTCTGGCGCGTGGACGACAATCGCGTGCGCTGGATCACCGTGGACCTGCCGGAGCTGATCCGGGTGCGACAACGACTCCTGCCCTCCCATCCGCGTGCTGCGCACGTGGCCGGGTCGGTGCTCGAACCGACGTGGATGGACGCCGTCCCCGCCGGCGCGCGACCCTTCATCACGGCCGCCGGGCTGTTGATGTACTTCACCGAGGACGAGGTGCGCGCCCTGCTCGCCCGCATCGCCGAGCGCTTTCGCGGCGCGGAGATCTTCTTCGACACGATCCCGCCTATCGCTTCCCGGCGTACGGCGAACGGGATGAAAGTCACCGCACGCTACACGGCGCCGCCGATGCCCTGGGGCATAACGGTCGATGATCTGCCCGGCTTCCTGCGGTCGATTCCGAACCTCGAGCCGGTCACGGTGCAGACCTACGCCGATCCCTTCCCGCACCGCATCCGCCTCTATTGGCTCCTGTCCTTCATCCGGCCGATCCGCCGCGCGTTCGCCGGCGGCCTGGCCCACGCGCGCGTCTCGCTTTCCTGA
- a CDS encoding efflux RND transporter permease subunit, translating into MNNGGISWFARNPVAANLMMVFIIVSGLIATTTVREEVMPELELDWISIQVPYLGAAPAEVEEGVVIRIEEAIQGIDGIKEIQSTASEGSASVMVELELGADPRRVVDEVKNNVDAITTFPIETEKPIIREMIARSRVTDISISGPTDIFALKALAEGVRDELTAMPEITQVDVVSAPPYEISIEVSEVALRRHGMTFDQVADAVRRSSLDLPGGSVRTDGGEILLRTIGQAYRGHEYENLVLWTRADGSRLRLGDVATVVDGFAETDQQARFDQQPTVLVSVFRTGEQSALDISAALESYVERTRPRLPEGVSMTVWLNEAEVLNDRLSLMLRTGASGFVLVFIVLTLFLELRLAFWVSLGIPISFLGAIAMMPSLDVSANVISLFAFTLVLGIVVDDAIIVGENIYRHQEEHGEGLRGAIEGAREIAKPVTFAVLTTVAAFMPMMFVPGMMGKIFRVIPFVVIPCLLFSLVESLGILPAHLSHIPRRGRPGRWRRFQSFFSNGLKRFVRSIYTPLLETALQWRYVTVAVGLSTLILTGGMVLGGMVNFQFFPSIEADFMSASVTMPQGTPVEATSRAIARLEDGAARVRARLLQETGIDYFRHVSAAIGDQPMAGAGDVPSGPIESPAGSNVGEVTVELLPAETRNLTSEQLGNLWREATGPIPEAVEVGFSMSIMDPGDDVDVQLAGPDLDRLRAAADELKVRLAEYAGLYDISDSFRAGKEEMQLGIKPAAETLGLTLQDLGRQVRQAFYGEEAQRIQRGRDDIRVMVRYPQDDRRSLGDLENMRIRTPNGGEVPFSQVAEVEPGRGFASIRRVNRNRAVNVTAAVDPAITSVAAVIADVESRILPEVLAGYPGVFYTFEGAQAEQTETVGGLQRGFILALLMIFALLAVPLRSYVQPLIIMAAIPFGLVGAIWGHMVMGLDVTMMSMFGLIALTGVVVNDSLVMVDFINRARSVHADLGRTIRQAGGRPADRHQFESAGLQLAIREAGSNRFRPILLTSLTTFFGLVPLMLERSMQAAFLVPMAVSLAFGVIFATFITLILVPVSYLILDDVQRTLRRLFGSEEPAEPPEAIDADAAATAGTAASAS; encoded by the coding sequence ATGAACAACGGCGGCATCTCCTGGTTTGCCCGGAATCCGGTGGCCGCGAACCTGATGATGGTCTTCATCATCGTGAGCGGCCTCATTGCCACGACCACGGTCCGCGAAGAGGTGATGCCCGAGCTCGAGCTCGACTGGATCAGCATCCAGGTGCCTTACCTCGGCGCGGCGCCGGCGGAGGTCGAGGAAGGGGTCGTCATCCGCATCGAGGAGGCGATTCAGGGCATCGACGGCATCAAGGAGATCCAGTCCACCGCATCCGAGGGCAGCGCCTCGGTCATGGTCGAGCTCGAGCTCGGCGCCGATCCGCGCCGGGTGGTGGACGAGGTCAAGAACAACGTCGACGCCATCACGACGTTTCCCATCGAAACCGAGAAGCCCATCATCCGGGAGATGATCGCCCGCAGCCGGGTCACCGACATCTCCATCTCCGGGCCCACCGACATCTTCGCGCTGAAGGCGCTCGCCGAGGGCGTGCGCGACGAGCTCACCGCGATGCCGGAGATCACGCAGGTCGACGTGGTCAGCGCGCCGCCCTACGAGATCTCCATCGAGGTCTCCGAGGTGGCCTTGCGGCGGCACGGAATGACTTTCGACCAGGTCGCCGACGCGGTGCGGCGGTCCTCGCTGGATCTGCCCGGCGGGTCGGTCCGCACCGACGGCGGCGAGATCCTGCTGCGCACCATCGGGCAGGCCTACCGCGGCCACGAGTACGAGAACCTCGTGCTCTGGACGCGGGCCGACGGCAGCCGACTGCGGCTGGGCGACGTGGCGACGGTCGTCGACGGCTTCGCCGAGACCGACCAGCAGGCCCGGTTCGATCAACAGCCGACGGTTCTGGTGTCGGTGTTCCGCACCGGCGAGCAGAGCGCGCTCGACATCTCCGCCGCGCTCGAGAGCTACGTGGAACGCACGCGGCCACGGCTGCCGGAAGGCGTCTCGATGACGGTCTGGCTGAACGAGGCGGAGGTGCTGAACGACCGCCTGAGCCTGATGCTGCGCACCGGCGCCAGCGGGTTCGTGCTCGTCTTCATCGTGCTGACGCTGTTCCTGGAGCTGCGGCTGGCTTTCTGGGTCAGCCTCGGCATCCCCATCTCTTTCCTCGGCGCCATCGCGATGATGCCGTCGCTCGACGTGTCGGCCAACGTCATCTCGCTGTTCGCCTTCACCCTGGTGCTCGGGATCGTGGTCGACGACGCGATCATCGTCGGCGAGAACATCTACCGGCACCAGGAGGAGCACGGCGAGGGGCTGCGCGGGGCCATCGAGGGCGCGCGAGAGATCGCCAAACCGGTCACCTTCGCCGTCCTGACCACGGTGGCCGCGTTCATGCCGATGATGTTCGTGCCCGGCATGATGGGCAAGATCTTCCGGGTCATTCCGTTCGTCGTCATCCCGTGCCTGCTCTTCTCCCTGGTCGAATCGCTCGGCATCCTGCCCGCCCACCTGTCGCACATCCCGCGGCGCGGCCGGCCAGGCCGGTGGCGCCGCTTCCAGAGCTTCTTCTCCAACGGCCTGAAGCGTTTCGTGCGGAGCATCTACACGCCGCTTCTCGAAACCGCGCTGCAGTGGCGGTACGTGACGGTGGCGGTCGGTCTCTCCACCCTCATCCTGACCGGCGGGATGGTGCTCGGGGGCATGGTCAACTTCCAGTTCTTCCCGTCCATCGAAGCCGATTTCATGTCGGCGTCGGTGACCATGCCGCAGGGCACGCCGGTCGAGGCGACATCGCGGGCCATCGCCAGGCTCGAGGACGGCGCCGCCCGAGTTCGCGCGCGATTGCTGCAGGAGACGGGCATCGACTACTTCCGGCACGTCTCGGCCGCGATCGGCGACCAGCCCATGGCCGGGGCCGGCGACGTGCCGTCGGGTCCGATCGAGAGCCCGGCCGGCTCCAACGTCGGCGAGGTGACGGTCGAGCTGCTGCCGGCGGAGACGCGCAACCTCACCAGCGAGCAACTCGGCAACCTGTGGCGCGAGGCCACCGGTCCGATTCCGGAGGCGGTCGAGGTCGGTTTCTCGATGTCGATCATGGATCCCGGCGACGACGTCGACGTGCAGCTCGCCGGGCCGGACCTCGACCGGCTGCGGGCCGCCGCCGACGAGCTCAAGGTACGTCTGGCGGAGTACGCCGGCCTCTACGACATCTCCGATTCCTTCCGCGCCGGCAAGGAGGAAATGCAGCTCGGCATCAAGCCGGCCGCCGAGACCCTCGGTCTGACCCTGCAGGACCTCGGCCGCCAGGTCCGCCAGGCGTTCTACGGCGAGGAGGCCCAGCGCATCCAGCGCGGGCGCGACGATATCCGCGTCATGGTGCGCTACCCGCAGGACGACCGCCGCTCGCTCGGCGACCTGGAGAACATGCGCATCCGGACGCCGAACGGCGGCGAGGTGCCCTTCAGCCAGGTGGCCGAGGTGGAGCCGGGGCGCGGCTTCGCATCCATCCGGCGGGTCAACCGCAACCGCGCGGTCAACGTCACCGCCGCGGTGGACCCCGCGATCACGTCGGTCGCCGCGGTCATCGCCGACGTCGAGAGCCGGATCCTGCCGGAGGTGCTCGCCGGCTACCCGGGGGTGTTCTACACCTTCGAGGGCGCCCAGGCCGAGCAGACGGAGACCGTCGGCGGCCTGCAACGCGGGTTCATCCTCGCCCTGCTGATGATCTTCGCCCTGCTCGCCGTCCCGCTGCGCTCGTACGTGCAACCGCTCATCATCATGGCGGCCATCCCGTTCGGCCTGGTGGGCGCCATCTGGGGCCACATGGTCATGGGGCTAGACGTGACGATGATGTCGATGTTCGGCCTGATCGCACTGACCGGGGTCGTCGTCAACGACAGCCTGGTGATGGTCGACTTCATCAACCGCGCGCGGAGCGTCCATGCGGACCTGGGCCGCACCATCCGTCAGGCAGGCGGGCGTCCGGCCGACCGCCACCAGTTCGAGTCCGCCGGGCTGCAACTCGCCATCCGCGAGGCGGGCAGCAACCGCTTCCGTCCGATCCTGCTGACGTCGCTGACGACGTTCTTCGGCCTCGTACCGTTGATGCTGGAGCGCAGCATGCAGGCGGCGTTCCTCGTGCCGATGGCGGTCTCGCTGGCCTTCGGCGTCATCTTCGCCACCTTCATCACGCTGATCCTGGTGCCGGTCTCGTACCTGATCCTCGACGACGTGCAGCGCACGCTGCGGCGGCTGTTCGGATCGGAGGAGCCAGCCGAGCCGCCGGAGGCGATCGATGCCGACGCGGCGGCAACCGCAGGGACCGCGGCCTCGGCGTCCTGA